Proteins found in one Coffea eugenioides isolate CCC68of chromosome 5, Ceug_1.0, whole genome shotgun sequence genomic segment:
- the LOC113770610 gene encoding xylulose 5-phosphate/phosphate translocator, chloroplastic, which yields MLSLNLLPSSNVTFLKASSRFPINDSLLNQNLVNKRRQSRTNLLCPSLLLNKISDFSQIHGNPCRIPCSRFDFSKLSGHPFGISSKPTSQIVKSASGIPQEESPDGEIEVAKDNSKNLQLAIIFGLWYIQNIVFNIYNKKVLNVFSFPWLLASFQLLCGSIWMLILWAIRPNTCPKISKSFIVALLGPALFHTIGHISACVSFSKVAVSFTHVIKSAEPVFSVVFSSFLGDTYPLTVWLSILPIVFGCSLAAITEVSFNFGGLWGAMISNVGFVLRNIYSKRSLQNFKEVNGLNLYGWISIISFFYLFPVACFVEGSQWVAGYHKALEAVGNSSKFYLWVILSGVFYHLYNQSSYQALDDISPLTFSVGNTMKRVVVIIATVLVFRNPVRPLNALGSAIAIFGTFLYSQATAKKPKKEA from the coding sequence ATGCTCAGCCTGAATCTTCTTCCATCCTCAAATGTCACTTTCTTGAAAGCCAGCAGTAGATTTCCCATTAATGATTCACTTTTGAATCAAAATCTGGTGAACAAAAGACGCCAAAGTCGTACTAATCTGTTGTGTCCTTCTCTTCTATTGAACAAAATCTCTGATTTCAGTCAAATCCATGGCAACCCATGTCGGATTCCCTGTTCAAGGTTTGATTTTTCCAAGTTATCCGGACACCCTTTTGGGATTTCTTCAAAGCCCACATCTCAGATTGTGAAATCGGCCTCTGGAATCCCGCAAGAAGAGAGCCCAGATGGGGAAATTGAAGTGGCTAAAGACAACAGCAAGAATTTGCAACTAGCCATCATCTTTGGTCTCTGGTATATTCAGAACATTGTGTTTAATATCTACAACAAAAAGGTGCTCAATGTTTTTTCATTTCCATGGCTTCTTGCCTCTTTTCAGCTCCTTTGTGGCTCTATTTGGATGTTGATTCTTTGGGCTATAAGGCCTAATACGTGCCCAAAAATATCAAAGTCTTTCATTGTTGCACTTCTTGGACCTGCACTGTTTCACACAATAGGTCACATTTCGGCATGTGTTTCATTCTCCAAGGTGGCTGTTTCATTCACACATGTTATCAAATCTGCTGAACCTGTCTTTTCCGTGGTGTTTTCATCGTTTCTTGGCGATACATATCCTCTTACAGTTTGGCTGTCGATACTGCCTATTGTTTTTGGTTGCTCTCTGGCTGCTATCACTGAAGTTTCCTTCAATTTTGGTGGCTTATGGGGTGCTATGATAAGCAATGTCGGGTTTGTTCTACGAAACATTTACTCAAAGAGGAGTTTACAGAATTTTAAGGAAGTGAATGGGTTGAATTTATACGGTTGGATTAGTATAATATCGTTTTTTTATCTATTCCCTGTTGCCTGTTTTGTTGAAGGTTCTCAGTGGGTGGCAGGGTATCATAAAGCCCTTGAAgcggttggaaattcatcaaaGTTCTACCTATGGGTTATCTTGTCTGGAGTGTTTTACCATCTTTATAATCAATCATCTTACCAAGCACTTGATGATATTAGTCCACTTACATTCTCAGTGGGGAATACAATGAAGAGAGTGGTGGTGATTATTGCTACAGTCTTGGTTTTCAGAAATCCAGTCAGGCCTCTGAATGCGCTGGGCTCTGCTATTGCAATATTTGGGACTTTCTTGTACTCTCAAGCAACTGCTAAGAAGCCTAAGAAAGAAGCATAA